One Methanococcus aeolicus Nankai-3 DNA segment encodes these proteins:
- a CDS encoding (Fe-S)-binding protein — MDNKIIKEILNLLPKYNCKACGYKRCDIFAGELLDGTTKLEKCPFLYREDFKNNLKELTELLKDIDFKGNGDNIDKDIKNINRSCAEAHKIDDRLIGVLDGYSADFLLDPLPNEPSCRETLMIPFNISLKVGDYIQYRPLGCPIPHFAKIIEEKQGLFVVHIEGPCHRITGEEKNYINVGIALILAFEGTIIHGKSPEVGHTVKFIPNHCMMQKVHSGVVIEIEGNRIYIEGIDLKVW; from the coding sequence ATGGATAATAAAATAATAAAAGAGATATTAAATTTGCTTCCAAAATATAATTGTAAAGCATGCGGATATAAAAGATGTGATATTTTTGCCGGGGAGCTCCTGGATGGGACTACAAAATTGGAAAAATGTCCTTTTTTATATCGTGAGGATTTTAAAAATAATTTGAAGGAATTAACCGAATTATTAAAAGATATCGATTTTAAGGGGAATGGAGATAATATTGATAAGGATATTAAAAATATAAACCGTAGTTGTGCTGAAGCACATAAAATAGATGATAGACTTATTGGTGTATTAGATGGTTATAGTGCCGATTTTTTATTGGACCCATTACCAAATGAACCTTCATGCAGGGAAACCTTAATGATTCCATTTAATATTTCATTAAAAGTCGGGGATTATATACAATATAGGCCGTTGGGCTGTCCAATTCCACATTTTGCCAAAATAATTGAAGAAAAGCAAGGTTTATTCGTTGTGCATATTGAAGGACCTTGCCACAGAATCACAGGAGAGGAAAAAAATTATATAAATGTGGGCATTGCCTTAATTTTAGCATTTGAGGGAACAATTATACACGGAAAAAGTCCCGAGGTAGGGCATACCGTTAAATTTATACCTAATCACTGTATGATGCAAAAAGTTCATTCTGGCGTGGTTATTGAAATTGAAGGAAATAGGATATATATTGAAGGAATTGATTTAAAAGTATGGTAA
- the larC gene encoding nickel pincer cofactor biosynthesis protein LarC, translated as MNTKTLIIDPKISGISGDMIISALVDLTEVNNLNKLINSINELDNRIDFKVAINDKLVNGINAKKIDIIINEEKSLSNPEELKNAVNIVSNKLNLSEKAKNIINNIIQDLIDAEAKIHKKDFHLHEVASLDTVFDVVGTVYLLEKNGFLSENSKIYSTPPVLGGGYVKIAHGILTIPAPATLEILCKHNIKYSNHPSSINMEHSTPTGVAILCNIVDKIVDNFPPTIPLKVGYGAGTKELKNIPNILRVVEGKTETETINKNMIIMETNVDDVSGEIIGNLFDILLNNGAKEVFVVNGIGKKNRPTNIISVITNYAKLEKLSKIIMEETGTIGIRIKEINRVKADRIEKNHYININGKKFEFSVKISYLENEIINIKPEYEDAKKIAEELNMPIRNVLKILNNEIFNSEEL; from the coding sequence ATGAACACGAAAACCTTAATAATAGACCCAAAAATATCAGGAATTTCAGGAGATATGATAATATCCGCACTTGTAGATTTAACCGAGGTAAATAATCTAAATAAACTAATAAATTCCATTAATGAATTGGATAACCGTATAGATTTTAAAGTGGCCATAAATGATAAGCTTGTAAATGGAATAAATGCAAAAAAAATTGATATAATAATAAATGAAGAAAAATCCCTTTCAAACCCTGAGGAGCTAAAAAATGCCGTAAATATTGTATCAAATAAATTAAATTTATCGGAAAAGGCAAAAAATATAATAAATAATATTATTCAGGATTTAATAGATGCTGAAGCAAAAATACATAAAAAAGATTTTCATCTTCATGAGGTGGCATCTCTTGACACGGTTTTTGATGTAGTTGGAACTGTGTATTTACTTGAAAAAAATGGATTTTTAAGCGAAAACTCAAAAATATACTCCACGCCCCCTGTTCTTGGTGGAGGTTATGTTAAAATAGCACATGGCATATTAACCATTCCAGCCCCTGCAACCCTTGAAATACTTTGCAAACATAATATAAAATACTCAAACCACCCCAGTAGCATAAATATGGAACATAGCACCCCAACAGGAGTTGCCATATTATGTAATATAGTAGATAAAATAGTGGATAATTTTCCGCCAACTATTCCATTAAAAGTTGGATATGGTGCAGGAACTAAGGAATTAAAAAATATCCCAAATATTTTAAGGGTTGTGGAGGGAAAAACTGAAACAGAAACCATAAACAAAAATATGATTATAATGGAAACTAATGTAGATGATGTTTCGGGGGAAATTATTGGTAATTTGTTTGATATATTGTTAAATAATGGTGCCAAAGAAGTATTCGTAGTAAATGGGATTGGAAAAAAGAACAGACCTACAAATATAATATCGGTAATTACAAATTATGCTAAATTAGAGAAATTATCAAAAATAATAATGGAGGAAACTGGCACAATAGGAATAAGAATAAAGGAAATAAATAGAGTAAAAGCAGATAGAATTGAAAAAAATCATTATATTAATATAAATGGTAAGAAATTTGAATTTTCTGTAAAAATATCCTATCTTGAAAATGAAATAATAAATATAAAACCAGAATATGAAGATGCTAAAAAAATAGCCGAAGAATTGAATATGCCTATTAGAAATGTTTTAAAAATATTAAATAATGAAATATTTAATAGTGAAGAATTATAG
- the truA gene encoding tRNA pseudouridine(38-40) synthase TruA codes for MNNKINDNSNKCSNNINNNCDNKLTHWEKVAKRINENTYILKIAYDGNNDGFQSHPHKKNNVCDIIINALLKCGYMDKEETKPLLRGGRTDNGVLALGNFIIVNLNQEPILSHVYAKLKYTGVWVLGYSKISELPEIKYRHYKYILPNEGQNINLMIEGANKLIGTHSFHNLSKRDNTKNKNPLRTIYDIKIKENDFFITIDIFGKNFLWNMVRRIVTALSEVGKENKPLNWIDKLLDINHTEGVAPAPANGLILVDVKTNINYIRDDYVIGKFKEEWRKNYRKNTADAGVSMNMLNIVNLQKLSYDSPK; via the coding sequence ATGAATAATAAAATTAACGATAATAGTAATAAGTGTAGTAATAATATTAATAACAATTGTGATAATAAGCTAACCCATTGGGAAAAAGTTGCCAAAAGAATTAACGAAAATACATATATTTTAAAAATAGCCTACGATGGAAATAATGACGGTTTTCAAAGCCACCCTCATAAAAAAAATAATGTATGTGATATTATAATTAATGCACTATTAAAATGTGGATATATGGATAAAGAGGAAACAAAACCACTATTGCGAGGGGGTAGAACAGATAATGGAGTATTGGCATTGGGAAATTTTATAATTGTAAATTTAAACCAAGAACCTATATTGTCCCATGTTTATGCCAAATTAAAATATACTGGCGTATGGGTATTAGGATATAGTAAAATCTCGGAGCTCCCTGAAATTAAATATAGGCATTATAAATATATACTACCAAATGAAGGACAAAATATAAATTTAATGATAGAGGGGGCAAATAAATTAATCGGAACTCATTCCTTTCATAATTTATCAAAAAGAGATAATACAAAAAATAAAAACCCATTACGGACAATATATGATATAAAAATAAAAGAAAATGATTTTTTCATTACTATTGATATTTTTGGTAAAAATTTTTTATGGAATATGGTGAGGCGAATAGTTACAGCACTATCGGAAGTAGGAAAAGAAAATAAGCCTTTAAATTGGATTGATAAATTACTGGATATAAACCATACAGAAGGTGTTGCCCCAGCTCCTGCAAATGGGCTTATTTTGGTAGATGTAAAAACAAATATAAATTATATACGGGACGATTATGTAATTGGAAAATTTAAAGAAGAATGGAGAAAGAATTACAGAAAAAACACAGCAGATGCTGGGGTAAGTATGAATATGTTAAATATAGTCAATCTTCAAAAACTGTCCTATGATAGTCCAAAATAA
- a CDS encoding OsmC family protein codes for MNPKMMKEMMDSEMCKEMAPKMMPEMIPKVMEKYLMNIPKNEREEFIKKIVNIIVSKSNECELSATFINDFETSTSIKGLKINSKGGKGATKDSISPMDLFLSGLCGCVSIAVGRALSEKEINGNIKVDALVKKSFEKGCIEKIILNIHAKIDDSLNEDELKELILKGSKKCLISNSLGCEIEKNIVIE; via the coding sequence ATGAATCCAAAGATGATGAAAGAAATGATGGACTCCGAAATGTGCAAAGAGATGGCACCCAAGATGATGCCTGAAATGATACCCAAGGTTATGGAAAAATATTTAATGAATATTCCAAAAAATGAAAGGGAGGAATTTATAAAAAAGATTGTAAATATAATCGTATCTAAAAGTAATGAATGCGAATTATCGGCAACTTTTATAAATGATTTTGAAACTTCAACAAGCATTAAAGGGCTAAAAATAAATTCAAAAGGAGGTAAGGGAGCTACAAAGGATTCAATATCTCCTATGGATTTGTTTTTGTCTGGACTTTGTGGCTGTGTTTCCATTGCAGTTGGGAGGGCCCTTAGTGAAAAAGAAATAAATGGAAATATTAAAGTTGATGCATTGGTTAAAAAGAGTTTTGAAAAAGGATGCATTGAGAAGATAATATTAAATATCCATGCTAAAATTGATGACAGTTTAAATGAGGATGAATTAAAAGAGTTAATATTAAAAGGCTCTAAAAAATGTCTTATAAGTAATTCATTAGGGTGTGAAATTGAAAAAAATATAGTTATTGAATAA
- a CDS encoding PLDc N-terminal domain-containing protein has translation MWFSPMDMMGNDFGIFGFMFFGFWGIIRIIVFVLVVLDILKRDELGTIEKILWLLVVWFLGIIGAIIYYLLSKRK, from the coding sequence ATGTGGTTTTCTCCAATGGATATGATGGGAAATGACTTTGGAATATTTGGTTTTATGTTTTTTGGATTTTGGGGCATAATAAGAATTATAGTATTTGTATTGGTTGTTTTGGACATACTTAAAAGAGATGAGTTGGGCACCATTGAAAAAATTTTATGGCTATTGGTTGTTTGGTTTTTGGGAATAATTGGAGCTATAATTTACTACCTACTTTCAAAAAGAAAATAA
- a CDS encoding endonuclease dU, with amino-acid sequence MNIKDEIGVIGIDDAPFNRMDKEAILIGTYIRGNKIIDGVYFKKINRDGLDSTEKIIEIVMGKHKTKINAIFLDGITFGGFNIANIYKIHEETGIPVIVVIDKMPNRQNMIEALKKHFKDGPIRISILKSFPKPEYLEGIYVQYIGIEKEHLRAIIKKTKLKSKIPECLRISHLIGRGFLDL; translated from the coding sequence ATGAATATTAAAGATGAAATTGGAGTAATTGGGATAGATGATGCGCCATTTAACAGAATGGACAAAGAGGCAATATTAATAGGAACATATATTCGGGGAAATAAAATTATAGATGGTGTTTATTTCAAAAAAATAAATAGGGACGGATTGGATTCAACAGAAAAAATAATAGAAATAGTAATGGGAAAACATAAAACTAAAATAAATGCCATATTTTTGGATGGAATAACATTTGGTGGATTTAATATAGCAAATATCTATAAAATACATGAAGAAACAGGAATTCCCGTTATAGTTGTTATTGATAAAATGCCAAATCGCCAAAATATGATTGAAGCCTTAAAAAAACATTTTAAAGATGGCCCTATAAGAATTTCTATTTTAAAATCATTTCCAAAACCAGAATATCTTGAAGGAATATATGTTCAATATATCGGAATTGAAAAGGAACATTTAAGGGCAATAATTAAAAAAACAAAGTTAAAAAGCAAAATTCCAGAATGTTTAAGAATATCCCATTTAATAGGCAGGGGATTTTTAGATTTGTAG
- a CDS encoding ABC transporter substrate-binding protein, whose protein sequence is MFSGCVQDDSSNTQSTIPTLKVAYLPTDHHASLFVAAKNPDLFKNDGIYLKEIESKKKYELYDNNKKVADVELIQINEGGAKIMALMTQDQIDIGFNGVPPAVFAIDKGTKAKIIGAVNSEGSAVVVRKEIPVNNWDEFVNYIKEQHKKGEQVKIGHPLPVSIQYVMIKKALEYENITYTEKTDDSAMVKLINCKGQGAMPNLLSTKELDAVIAWEPTPEVISIKDIGKVIVYSHNLPPKGEWANHPCCVLVASEDALAKKSDAVNSFLKLMKISTNKINENISLAIESSSNWLGVDKEVEQKSVPNIGYITNPKSVEKGTVDFVMVLNSQNSLTGVLKNVGEEEAKNILFDMGPYDKITK, encoded by the coding sequence ATGTTTAGTGGATGTGTTCAGGACGATAGCTCTAACACTCAATCCACTATTCCAACATTAAAAGTTGCGTATCTACCAACTGACCATCATGCATCATTATTTGTTGCAGCAAAAAATCCAGACTTGTTTAAAAATGATGGTATATATTTAAAAGAAATAGAATCTAAAAAGAAATATGAATTATATGACAATAATAAAAAAGTAGCAGATGTAGAATTAATACAAATAAATGAAGGGGGAGCAAAGATTATGGCTTTGATGACCCAGGACCAAATCGATATAGGATTTAATGGGGTCCCCCCCGCAGTATTTGCAATTGATAAAGGTACAAAAGCAAAAATAATAGGTGCGGTAAATAGTGAAGGTTCTGCTGTTGTAGTTAGAAAAGAAATTCCAGTAAATAATTGGGATGAATTTGTTAATTACATAAAAGAACAACATAAAAAAGGAGAACAGGTAAAAATAGGACATCCACTACCTGTTTCAATTCAATATGTAATGATAAAAAAAGCCTTAGAATATGAAAACATAACCTACACAGAAAAAACAGACGATTCTGCAATGGTAAAACTTATTAATTGTAAAGGACAAGGTGCAATGCCTAATCTCCTTAGTACAAAAGAATTAGATGCAGTAATAGCATGGGAACCAACACCTGAAGTTATAAGTATAAAAGACATAGGTAAAGTAATCGTGTATAGTCATAACCTACCCCCAAAAGGAGAATGGGCAAATCATCCATGCTGTGTTTTGGTGGCATCAGAAGATGCACTAGCTAAAAAAAGCGACGCAGTAAATAGCTTCTTAAAATTAATGAAAATTTCTACAAATAAAATAAATGAAAATATATCCTTAGCAATAGAATCCAGTTCAAACTGGCTTGGTGTCGATAAAGAAGTAGAACAAAAATCAGTTCCAAATATTGGATATATCACAAATCCAAAATCAGTTGAAAAAGGAACTGTGGATTTTGTAATGGTTTTAAACAGTCAGAACTCTCTTACTGGGGTATTAAAGAATGTAGGTGAGGAAGAGGCTAAAAACATATTATTTGATATGGGGCCATACGATAAAATTACCAAATAA
- a CDS encoding CBS domain-containing protein yields the protein MEKIFNKKIKEIMTKDIIYSSPDEGVIKAFEILLKHKISCLPIVDADKKIMGIITTTDIGYNLIIDKYTIDTKVSDVMTKKVISVNPENTILDAINKMDEFGYSKEIINQLPVVEEDNKLVGIISDGDIIRVLSKSLKK from the coding sequence ATGGAAAAGATATTTAATAAAAAAATTAAAGAAATAATGACAAAGGATATTATATATAGCTCACCAGACGAAGGAGTAATAAAAGCTTTTGAAATCCTTCTAAAACATAAAATAAGCTGCCTTCCTATTGTAGATGCTGATAAAAAGATTATGGGCATTATAACTACCACAGACATAGGATATAATCTTATAATAGATAAATATACAATAGATACAAAAGTTAGCGATGTTATGACTAAAAAAGTAATATCTGTAAATCCTGAAAATACCATATTAGATGCCATAAATAAAATGGATGAATTCGGGTATTCAAAGGAAATCATAAATCAACTTCCTGTGGTGGAAGAAGATAATAAATTAGTAGGGATTATATCGGACGGAGATATAATTAGAGTATTATCTAAATCATTGAAAAAATAA
- a CDS encoding DUF1611 domain-containing protein, whose amino-acid sequence MNKIYETIKTAKLSHKNKVSDSIAKFGNIEILEYANNNNEDDHNAIAEYGACIYDTFIWSKEILEPFELIIWKKTIKKEMSLGKNIYNMARLYRIDDFSELRDCAKKYNIKYFDCSNPNKFQELEKYAKIDNSSSPSSFSSSCPNLIITIMGTGMRSGKFTTTMILREELNKYFNIGMVGTEPQSPLCGIDEMVIPQLIPLHTVAPAIWGAINKVNSKNKNLDAIIVSSQTGIYSNPLDIGTGRGGGVVSLAILLGSKPDYIILASHTVNIEEIKKNIEAIELLSGKKVIGITINSKNMDLKQAELKNRLNDISNKLNIPVAELIKKINFEEFINCMVDIIRNHKKIKI is encoded by the coding sequence ATGAATAAAATATACGAGACAATAAAAACGGCAAAATTATCCCATAAAAATAAAGTTTCAGATAGTATTGCTAAATTTGGCAATATTGAAATTTTAGAGTATGCAAATAATAACAATGAGGATGACCATAATGCAATTGCTGAATATGGGGCATGTATATATGATACATTTATATGGTCAAAAGAGATTTTAGAGCCATTTGAATTAATAATATGGAAAAAAACAATAAAAAAAGAAATGAGTTTGGGGAAAAATATATACAATATGGCAAGGTTGTATAGAATTGATGATTTTTCGGAGCTCCGAGATTGTGCAAAAAAATATAATATAAAATATTTTGACTGTTCAAATCCAAATAAATTTCAAGAATTGGAAAAATATGCAAAAATAGACAATTCATCCTCTCCTTCCTCTTTTTCCTCTTCATGTCCTAATTTAATAATTACAATAATGGGAACAGGAATGAGAAGTGGAAAATTCACAACGACGATGATATTAAGAGAGGAATTAAATAAATATTTTAATATTGGTATGGTTGGGACAGAACCTCAATCACCGTTGTGTGGAATTGATGAAATGGTGATACCTCAATTAATTCCATTGCACACCGTAGCACCAGCCATATGGGGGGCAATTAATAAAGTAAATTCAAAAAATAAAAATCTCGATGCAATAATAGTATCCAGTCAAACGGGGATTTATTCAAATCCGTTGGATATAGGAACTGGTAGAGGTGGAGGAGTTGTTAGTTTAGCTATATTGTTAGGTTCAAAACCAGATTATATAATATTGGCATCTCATACGGTAAATATTGAGGAAATAAAAAAGAATATTGAAGCTATTGAATTATTAAGTGGTAAAAAGGTTATAGGAATTACCATAAATAGTAAAAATATGGATTTAAAACAGGCAGAACTAAAAAATAGGTTAAATGATATATCCAATAAATTAAATATCCCTGTTGCAGAGTTAATAAAAAAAATTAATTTTGAAGAATTTATAAATTGTATGGTTGATATCATAAGAAACCACAAAAAAATAAAAATATAA
- a CDS encoding GMC oxidoreductase, with translation MIYDFIIIGSGVGGSSLFKELNIKYPNKKILLIEKGDKPEYVEEGNELQILYLNGLGGSSMYSVGNAIRIDLKNIGINNKNQNKLYDEIEKELSVNTAPLDYIDNTSKNIMEKYGFKKTPKYINFSKCTKCGNCTSMLCNAKWTPLNYLKEYRNNNLQKTSSFEPTQIFNSKIINNCEVIGIKKDKSQEIFLIDTVIDNGDKTIRKTIKGKTTIVSAGGINSPRILSNTLQNEHLGKNLFVDMFITIGGILKDANLRSSIPMTIYNQYNNDIIISPHYSKLLYDNIKNDGIKNLKDNDIYGLMIKIKDENNGIVEKDHAYKEITENDKKLLSKGSEIASNILEDVGINKTYTTIIRGSHPSGTCAIGKVVNKDLETEIPNLFVCDSSVFPEPLGAPPILGIIAISKNLANQL, from the coding sequence ATGATATATGATTTTATAATTATTGGTTCTGGTGTTGGAGGGAGCTCCCTTTTTAAAGAGTTAAATATAAAATACCCCAATAAAAAAATATTACTTATTGAAAAAGGAGACAAACCCGAATATGTAGAAGAAGGAAATGAGCTTCAGATTTTATATTTAAATGGTTTAGGGGGGAGCTCCATGTATTCCGTGGGCAATGCCATAAGAATAGATTTAAAAAATATTGGAATAAATAATAAAAATCAAAATAAATTATATGATGAAATCGAAAAAGAATTAAGCGTAAATACTGCCCCATTAGATTATATTGACAACACCTCAAAAAATATAATGGAAAAATATGGATTTAAAAAAACTCCCAAATATATAAATTTCTCAAAATGCACAAAATGTGGAAATTGTACAAGTATGTTATGTAATGCAAAATGGACTCCATTAAATTATTTGAAGGAATACAGAAATAATAATCTACAAAAGACTTCATCTTTTGAACCTACACAAATATTTAACAGTAAAATAATAAATAATTGTGAAGTAATTGGTATTAAAAAAGATAAATCACAAGAAATATTTTTAATAGATACTGTTATTGACAATGGCGATAAAACCATTAGAAAAACCATTAAAGGAAAAACTACAATTGTTTCAGCAGGGGGAATAAATTCACCACGAATATTAAGTAATACACTACAAAATGAACATTTGGGAAAAAATTTATTTGTAGATATGTTCATAACAATAGGCGGAATTTTAAAAGATGCCAATTTAAGGAGCTCCATACCTATGACAATATATAATCAATATAATAATGATATTATTATATCCCCCCATTACTCAAAATTATTGTATGATAATATTAAAAATGACGGCATCAAAAATCTAAAAGATAATGATATTTATGGATTAATGATTAAAATAAAAGACGAAAATAATGGGATTGTAGAAAAAGACCACGCATATAAAGAAATAACAGAAAACGATAAAAAATTATTATCCAAAGGAAGTGAAATAGCTTCAAATATTTTGGAAGATGTGGGAATAAATAAAACATATACGACCATTATAAGAGGTTCGCATCCATCGGGAACCTGTGCCATTGGCAAAGTGGTAAATAAAGATTTAGAAACAGAAATACCCAATTTATTCGTTTGTGATTCCTCTGTATTTCCAGAACCTTTGGGAGCTCCACCAATTTTAGGAATAATTGCCATTAGTAAAAATTTGGCAAACCAACTATAA
- a CDS encoding ribose-phosphate diphosphokinase, which translates to MLIVSGSNSQNLAHKVSKLTNSKLIRTEFKKFPDGELYVKINGSVEGEDVFLINTQNNQNESIIETILLCDALNDEGARSINLVIPYMAYARQDKKFKDGESISIRALAKVYSTICDSIFIINPHEKDICSFFDVPLVYGDAVPEIAKYIANKYDGSNFVVLSPDKGAIRMAKVASNILNCPYDYLEKTRISPTEISIAPKNLDVKDKDVLIIDDIISTGGTVATTIKMLKEQGAKTVIASCIHPVLIGDALNKLFDGGADEVIGTDAYLSEVSIISVDNIVADLINKHINNI; encoded by the coding sequence ATGCTAATAGTATCGGGTTCAAATTCTCAAAATTTGGCTCACAAAGTTTCAAAATTAACTAATTCAAAACTAATTAGAACAGAATTTAAAAAATTCCCTGATGGGGAGCTATATGTAAAAATAAATGGTAGCGTAGAAGGAGAGGATGTTTTCTTAATCAATACCCAAAATAACCAAAATGAATCAATAATAGAAACCATATTATTATGCGACGCATTAAATGATGAAGGGGCAAGAAGTATAAACTTAGTAATTCCTTATATGGCTTATGCTAGACAAGATAAAAAGTTTAAAGATGGTGAATCAATTAGTATTAGAGCTTTGGCAAAAGTTTATTCTACCATATGCGATAGCATATTTATAATAAATCCACATGAAAAAGATATATGTTCTTTTTTTGATGTTCCGTTGGTATATGGTGATGCAGTTCCCGAAATTGCAAAATACATAGCCAATAAATACGATGGCTCAAATTTTGTAGTGCTTTCTCCAGATAAGGGAGCAATACGAATGGCAAAAGTTGCATCCAATATATTAAATTGCCCCTACGATTATCTTGAAAAAACCAGAATATCTCCAACAGAAATAAGCATTGCACCAAAAAATTTAGATGTAAAAGATAAGGATGTTCTTATCATTGATGATATAATCTCAACAGGTGGAACTGTGGCTACAACTATAAAGATGTTAAAGGAACAAGGTGCAAAAACAGTTATAGCATCATGTATTCATCCTGTTCTTATTGGTGATGCATTGAATAAATTATTTGATGGAGGGGCTGATGAAGTCATTGGAACAGATGCATATTTGTCCGAAGTTAGTATAATTAGTGTGGATAATATTGTTGCAGATTTAATTAATAAACATATTAATAATATATAA
- the ribH gene encoding 6,7-dimethyl-8-ribityllumazine synthase, with translation MVKLGFVIAEFNRDITFMMEKLADEHAEFLGAEVPYKVMVPGVYDMPVPIKRLLEKEDVDAVITIGCVIEGDTEHDEIVVHNAARKITDLSLQYDKPVALGISGPGMTRMQAERRIDYGRKAVESAVKMVKRLNDL, from the coding sequence ATGGTAAAATTGGGATTTGTTATAGCTGAATTTAACAGAGATATAACTTTTATGATGGAAAAACTTGCAGATGAACATGCTGAGTTTTTGGGTGCAGAAGTCCCCTATAAAGTAATGGTTCCGGGAGTTTATGATATGCCCGTACCAATAAAAAGATTGTTGGAAAAAGAGGATGTTGATGCAGTAATCACAATAGGTTGCGTAATAGAAGGAGACACAGAACATGATGAAATAGTTGTTCATAATGCAGCAAGGAAAATTACAGATTTATCATTACAATATGACAAACCTGTTGCACTTGGAATATCCGGTCCAGGAATGACAAGAATGCAGGCAGAAAGAAGAATAGATTATGGTAGAAAAGCTGTTGAATCGGCTGTAAAAATGGTTAAAAGATTAAATGATTTATAA
- the hisE gene encoding phosphoribosyl-ATP diphosphatase, whose amino-acid sequence MDILKEEFEIIKQRIKDKPEGSYVAYLTTADKKTPINKICEKVGEEATETILAAKDQDKQELIYESADLIFHILVLLANNGIEYEELMEEFERRRK is encoded by the coding sequence ATGGATATTTTAAAAGAAGAATTTGAAATAATAAAACAAAGAATAAAAGATAAACCAGAAGGTTCTTATGTGGCCTACCTTACAACAGCCGACAAAAAAACACCAATAAATAAAATATGTGAAAAAGTAGGGGAGGAGGCAACTGAAACAATTTTAGCCGCAAAAGACCAGGATAAACAAGAGTTAATATATGAAAGTGCGGATTTAATTTTTCATATCTTGGTGCTATTGGCCAACAATGGTATTGAATATGAGGAATTAATGGAAGAATTTGAGAGAAGAAGAAAATAA